The following DNA comes from Amycolatopsis albispora.
ATCGGTTTCTTCTGTTGGACAGCTTAATGCCGGGCGCGCAGGCTGGGGGTGCACATTCCGAGCAGGAGGAGTTCCCATGCAGACGCGCCGTATCGGCGGAGCCGAGGTCAGCGCCATCGGGCTCGGCGGCATGCCGATGTCCGTCCAGGGCAGGCCGGACGAGAGCCGGTCGGTGGCCACCATCCACGCCGCGCTGGACGCCGGGGTCACCTTGATCGACACCGCGGACGCGTACCACCTGGACGAGCGCGACCCCGGGCACAACGAATCGCTGATCGCCCGCGCATTGGCGAGTTATCCCGGCGACACCTCAGCCGTGCTGGTCGCGACCAAGGGCGGCCACACCCGGCCCGGCGGCAGCTGGGCGCTCGACGGTTCGCCTGCCCACCTCAAGCGCGCCGCGGAGGCCTCGCTCAAGCGGCTCGGGGTCGAGGCGCTCGGGCTGTACCAGTTCCACCGTCCCGATCCGGAGGTCCCGTACGCCGACTCCATCGGTGCACTGGCCGACCTGCTCGACGAGGGCAAGATCCGCTTCGCCGGTATCTCCAACGCGAACCCGGAGCAGATCCGGCAGGCGAACGAGATCCTCGGCGGACGGCTCGCCGCCGTGCAGAACGAGTTCTCACCCGCGTTCCGCTCCAGCGAACCGGAACTCGAGCTGTGCACCCAGCTCGGGATCGCGTTCCTGCCGTGGAGCCCGCTCGGTGGCATCACGAAGGCGGACGCGCTGGGCTCGCGGTTCACGCCGTTCGCCGAAGTGGCGCGAGCACACGAGGCCAGCCCGCAGCAGGTGACCCTGGCGTGGATGCTGGCGAAGTCGCCGGTGGTCATCCCGATTCCGGGGTCGTCACGGCCGGAGACCATCCGGGCGTCGGCGGCCGCGGTGCACTTGCGGTTGTCCGAGGCGGAACTGGCGGCGCTCGACGGTCAGGGGGTGGTCAGCGGCTCCGCTTCGTAGGCCCGGTGCATGATGTCCACAAAGGACGGTGCGGCGGGGATGGAGACGGTGTCGATGCCGTGGACCGCGATGCCCGGTGTCCACGAGTTCAGCACCACCGCGCCGGCCAGGGTAGGCAGGTCCGCGAGCGTGATCTCCTGAACGCGCTGCGGCACACCGAGCCGGTCGAGCTGCCGCCGGACGATGGCCATGGTGATGCCGTGCAGCACCTCGGCTTCGGGCCAGACCACGGCGGTGCCGTCCCAGAACGCGAGGTTCCAGATGGTGGCTTCGCTGAGCCTGCCGCGCCGGTCCAAGAACGCTGCGTCATCGAAGCCCTGGGCAGCGGCTTGCCGGAGCAGATAGGTCTTGGCAGGCTCACCGACGTGCTTGCGCGCTGGCAGGAACCGCTCGTGCTCGACCGCGGCCAGCCGGAGCGGTCCGGGCGGTGGCGTGGCGGCGGGCCCGGTGCGGACCAGTACGGACAGCGCTCCGTCGCGGGCGGTGAACTCGCGGTTGGCGGAGAACACGGTGGCGGTCAGCGAGAGGTCGGCCGGGCCCGCTTCGATGGCCGTGCGCAGGTGGGCG
Coding sequences within:
- a CDS encoding aldo/keto reductase, with product MQTRRIGGAEVSAIGLGGMPMSVQGRPDESRSVATIHAALDAGVTLIDTADAYHLDERDPGHNESLIARALASYPGDTSAVLVATKGGHTRPGGSWALDGSPAHLKRAAEASLKRLGVEALGLYQFHRPDPEVPYADSIGALADLLDEGKIRFAGISNANPEQIRQANEILGGRLAAVQNEFSPAFRSSEPELELCTQLGIAFLPWSPLGGITKADALGSRFTPFAEVARAHEASPQQVTLAWMLAKSPVVIPIPGSSRPETIRASAAAVHLRLSEAELAALDGQGVVSGSAS
- a CDS encoding aminotransferase class IV family protein, with translation MTTFVAQLDGRDATAADLAPLAFAGYAHFTAMQVRDRRIRGLDLHLERLREASKELFGTTVPDVQVRAHLRTAIEAGPADLSLTATVFSANREFTARDGALSVLVRTGPAATPPPGPLRLAAVEHERFLPARKHVGEPAKTYLLRQAAAQGFDDAAFLDRRGRLSEATIWNLAFWDGTAVVWPEAEVLHGITMAIVRRQLDRLGVPQRVQEITLADLPTLAGAVVLNSWTPGIAVHGIDTVSIPAAPSFVDIMHRAYEAEPLTTP